One region of Planctomycetia bacterium genomic DNA includes:
- a CDS encoding ionic transporter y4hA, giving the protein MAHLIHHWTTLAPFAATALLILTITIGEHPWLLMGCAAMLIAAVLAAVHHAEVIAHRVGEPLGTLVLALAVTVIEAALLLSLLIAGGAGMETLPRDTVYATVMIITTGVVGLCTLIGGLAHREQSFRVDGAGGGLAALIVLAVVALVLPDYTITTSVGTYSRAQALFAAVVSAALWGIFVFVQTVRHRDYFLPHDDHALPDEHALPPSRRQATLSFVLLIVALVAVVGLAKVLSHPLEEFVEVFHLPRGVVGIVVALVVLLPETWAAIRAAHANRLQSSMNLAIGSALATIGLTVPVVVVFATAYGLPLVLGLEPKDIVLLATALLVSVVTLGTGRTSMMQGAVHLVLFATYLFLACVP; this is encoded by the coding sequence ATGGCACACCTCATCCACCACTGGACGACACTCGCCCCGTTCGCAGCCACGGCACTGCTGATCCTCACCATCACCATCGGCGAGCACCCCTGGCTGCTCATGGGCTGCGCTGCGATGCTCATCGCTGCCGTGCTCGCCGCAGTGCATCATGCGGAGGTAATCGCCCACCGCGTCGGCGAGCCGCTCGGCACGCTCGTCCTCGCCCTCGCCGTGACCGTGATCGAGGCGGCCCTGCTGCTCTCGCTGCTCATCGCCGGCGGCGCCGGCATGGAGACACTGCCCCGCGACACCGTCTATGCCACGGTGATGATCATCACGACGGGCGTCGTCGGCCTGTGCACGCTGATCGGCGGCCTGGCCCACCGCGAGCAGTCGTTTCGCGTCGATGGGGCGGGCGGGGGCCTAGCGGCCCTGATCGTGCTCGCGGTTGTCGCGCTCGTCCTCCCCGACTACACGATCACGACCAGCGTCGGCACCTACAGCCGCGCCCAGGCGCTCTTCGCAGCCGTCGTCTCGGCGGCGCTGTGGGGCATCTTCGTGTTCGTCCAGACCGTGCGGCACCGCGACTATTTTTTGCCGCATGACGACCACGCCCTGCCCGACGAGCATGCCCTGCCTCCCTCACGCCGGCAGGCGACGCTGAGCTTCGTGCTCCTGATCGTCGCCCTCGTCGCGGTCGTAGGCCTCGCGAAGGTGCTCTCGCACCCGCTCGAGGAGTTCGTCGAGGTATTTCACCTGCCGCGCGGCGTGGTAGGGATCGTGGTGGCGTTGGTGGTGCTCCTGCCCGAGACCTGGGCCGCGATTCGGGCAGCGCATGCCAACCGGCTCCAGAGCAGCATGAACCTCGCGATCGGCTCCGCGCTTGCGACAATCGGCCTCACGGTGCCAGTCGTCGTTGTCTTCGCCACCGCCTACGGCCTGCCGCTCGTGCTCGGACTCGAACCGAAGGACATCGTGCTGCTCGCAACGGCACTGCTCGTGAGCGTCGTCACCCTCGGCACGGGGCGGACCTCGATGATGCAAGGCGCGGTGCACCTCGTGCTCTTCGCAACCTACCTGTTTCTCGCCTGCGTGCCCTGA
- a CDS encoding glucosidase yields the protein MANADPETLRIRDIHDDAFGWRRWGPYLSDRSWGTVREDYSATGDAWGFLPYDLSRSKAYRWGEDGIGGICDRFQRLCFAPAFWNGRDDHLKERLFGLTPYEGNHGEDVKECYYHVDNTPTHSFMSLLYRYPQRAFPYAELVAENRRRERRGPEYELTDTGIFDDGRFFDILVEYAKRSPEEIAIRITATNRGGEPAELHIVPTLWFRNTWAWDGRGAVPPSIRRGAVGDIACLVADDTGFEIDPRIPASARLGPRWLVAATPPRPDVLFTDNETNGPVVFGPGHSSRSRFTKDAFHRRICAGVETACNPAGIGTKAAFHHRFVVPPGGSAAVRLLLSDRPPQGQARDLEATIDDLIERRRRESDLFHEGVAPRGATDDEKHVQRRAIAGLLWSKQNYIFDVAKWLDGDDPASPPPASRHTIRNAHWRHLDSLRVMSMPDKWEYPWFAAWDLAFQAVPFALVDPQFAKDQLWMLLFEQFQHPSGQLPAYEWEFGDLNPPVHAWAVWRVYNMEKRRHGVDDRAWLERCFHKLLLVFTSWVNKVDHEGNNVFEGGFLGLDNISVFDRSERLADGTVLEQSDATGWMGMFSLIMMRMSLELARGNPVYEGLASKFLQHYAYIAHAMKNMGCRGYSLFDDEDGFFHDVLRYPDGSFRRFQVRSLVGLIPLFAVERLEAAWIEPFKEFSANLRWFLENRSDLASGVIHEIPAADGSMTHLLTIMDISQLRRMLSRMHDPAEFLSEHGIRSMSKFHEREPFVFDGQVVGYEPAESQTKLKGGNSNWRGPIWFPTTFLVVESLRKLGTAFGDGFTIETPGSAGRPITLAALARDIARRLVGIFLLDGSGRRPVFGADPRFTDPTWRDELLFFEYFHGDTGAGLGASHQTGWTALVANLIDEWQAT from the coding sequence ATGGCCAACGCCGACCCGGAAACGCTCCGCATCCGCGACATCCACGACGACGCCTTCGGCTGGCGGCGCTGGGGCCCCTACCTCTCCGACCGTTCCTGGGGGACCGTCCGCGAAGACTATTCCGCAACCGGCGACGCCTGGGGGTTCCTCCCCTACGACCTCTCCCGTTCCAAGGCCTACCGCTGGGGCGAGGACGGCATCGGCGGCATCTGCGACCGCTTCCAGCGGCTCTGCTTCGCGCCGGCGTTCTGGAACGGCCGCGACGACCACCTCAAGGAGCGGCTCTTTGGCCTGACGCCCTACGAGGGGAACCATGGCGAGGACGTGAAGGAGTGCTACTACCACGTCGACAACACGCCGACGCACTCGTTCATGTCGCTGCTCTACCGGTATCCCCAGCGGGCCTTTCCCTACGCCGAACTCGTCGCGGAGAACCGCCGCCGCGAGCGCCGCGGGCCCGAGTACGAGCTCACCGACACCGGCATCTTCGACGACGGGCGGTTCTTCGACATCCTCGTCGAGTACGCCAAGCGATCGCCCGAGGAGATCGCGATCCGGATCACGGCCACCAACCGCGGCGGCGAACCGGCGGAGCTGCACATCGTGCCGACGCTCTGGTTCCGGAACACCTGGGCGTGGGACGGCCGCGGAGCCGTGCCGCCGTCGATCCGTCGCGGCGCCGTCGGCGACATCGCGTGCCTCGTCGCCGACGACACGGGCTTCGAGATCGACCCGCGGATCCCCGCGTCGGCCCGCCTCGGGCCACGCTGGCTCGTCGCCGCGACGCCCCCGCGGCCGGACGTGCTCTTCACCGACAACGAGACGAACGGCCCGGTCGTCTTCGGCCCCGGACACTCGAGCCGCTCCCGCTTCACGAAGGACGCATTCCATCGGCGGATCTGCGCGGGCGTCGAGACGGCCTGCAACCCCGCGGGCATCGGCACGAAGGCTGCCTTTCACCACCGGTTCGTCGTGCCGCCGGGCGGCTCGGCCGCCGTGCGGCTGCTGCTTTCCGACCGGCCGCCGCAGGGCCAGGCACGCGATCTCGAGGCGACGATCGACGACCTGATCGAGCGGCGGCGGCGGGAGAGCGACCTGTTCCACGAGGGTGTCGCGCCGCGCGGCGCGACCGACGACGAGAAGCACGTGCAGCGGCGGGCGATCGCGGGCCTGCTCTGGTCGAAGCAGAACTACATCTTCGACGTCGCAAAGTGGCTCGACGGCGACGATCCGGCCTCGCCGCCGCCGGCGAGTCGTCACACGATCCGCAACGCCCACTGGCGGCACCTCGACTCCCTGCGGGTCATGAGCATGCCCGACAAGTGGGAGTATCCCTGGTTCGCCGCCTGGGACCTCGCCTTCCAGGCCGTCCCCTTCGCGCTCGTCGATCCCCAGTTCGCGAAGGACCAGCTCTGGATGCTGCTCTTCGAGCAGTTCCAGCATCCGAGCGGCCAGTTGCCCGCCTACGAGTGGGAATTCGGCGACCTCAACCCTCCGGTCCATGCCTGGGCCGTATGGCGGGTCTACAACATGGAGAAGCGGCGGCACGGCGTCGACGACCGCGCCTGGCTCGAACGCTGCTTCCACAAACTGCTGCTCGTGTTCACGAGCTGGGTCAACAAGGTCGACCACGAGGGCAACAACGTCTTCGAGGGGGGCTTCCTCGGGCTCGACAACATCAGCGTGTTCGACCGGAGCGAGCGGCTCGCCGACGGCACGGTGCTCGAGCAGTCCGACGCGACCGGCTGGATGGGGATGTTCTCCCTGATCATGATGCGGATGTCGCTCGAGCTCGCCCGCGGCAATCCCGTCTACGAGGGGCTGGCCTCGAAGTTCCTCCAGCACTACGCCTACATCGCGCACGCGATGAAGAACATGGGCTGCCGCGGCTACTCGCTCTTCGACGACGAGGACGGCTTCTTCCACGACGTGCTCCGCTACCCCGACGGCAGCTTCCGGCGGTTCCAGGTGCGGTCGCTCGTCGGCCTGATTCCCCTCTTCGCCGTCGAGCGGCTCGAGGCGGCGTGGATCGAGCCCTTCAAGGAGTTCTCGGCGAACCTGCGGTGGTTCCTCGAGAACCGCAGCGACCTCGCCTCCGGCGTCATCCACGAGATCCCGGCGGCCGACGGCTCGATGACGCACCTCCTGACGATCATGGACATCTCGCAGCTCCGCCGGATGCTCTCACGGATGCACGACCCTGCCGAGTTCCTCTCGGAGCACGGCATCCGCTCGATGTCGAAGTTCCACGAGCGGGAGCCGTTCGTGTTCGACGGCCAGGTCGTCGGCTACGAGCCCGCCGAGTCACAGACGAAGCTCAAGGGGGGCAACTCCAACTGGCGGGGCCCCATCTGGTTTCCGACGACCTTTCTCGTCGTCGAGTCGCTGCGGAAGCTCGGCACCGCCTTCGGCGACGGCTTCACGATCGAGACGCCGGGATCGGCCGGGCGGCCGATCACGCTCGCGGCGCTGGCCCGCGACATCGCCCGCCGGCTCGTCGGCATCTTCCTCCTCGACGGCTCCGGCCGGCGGCCCGTGTTCGGCGCCGACCCGCGGTTCACCGATCCCACCTGGCGGGACGAGCTGCTGTTTTTCGAGTATTTCCACGGCGACACCGGCGCCGGGCTCGGGGCGAGCCACCAGACCGGCTGGACGGCGCTCGTCGCCAATCTCATCGACGAGTGGCAGGCGACCTGA
- a CDS encoding alpha/beta hydrolase, with protein sequence MSGSAFLACGRDGNAGLVEELVTVELACNDSGAGSPLVILHGLLGAKRNWATVAKALASRRRVLWADLRNHGASPWHDDHTYPAMAVDVVRLIEQRVGGPATVLGHSMGGKVAMLVALTRPDLVSRLVVVDIAPAVSQGAPRDFLAAMRGVNLATCRARSDADAALATAVADPAIRGFLMQNLANGPGGLSWGVNLDALERHFEAIRGFPAIPQGTAYPGPTLFVAGGRSDYLEPRHAAEIGRLFPAATIETIPPAGHWVHADAPAEFIAVVERFLETTAPYTASP encoded by the coding sequence ATGAGCGGGTCGGCTTTTCTGGCCTGCGGCCGTGACGGCAACGCCGGGTTGGTGGAGGAGCTGGTGACGGTCGAACTGGCGTGCAACGACAGCGGGGCCGGGTCGCCGCTGGTGATCCTTCACGGCCTGCTCGGGGCGAAGCGCAACTGGGCGACCGTCGCCAAGGCGCTCGCCAGCCGCCGGCGCGTCCTGTGGGCCGACCTGCGAAACCACGGCGCGAGTCCCTGGCACGACGACCACACCTACCCCGCCATGGCCGTCGACGTCGTCCGGCTGATCGAGCAGCGGGTCGGCGGGCCGGCGACGGTCCTCGGCCACAGCATGGGGGGCAAGGTGGCGATGCTCGTGGCCTTGACGCGGCCCGATCTCGTCTCGCGGCTGGTCGTCGTCGACATCGCGCCGGCCGTGTCGCAGGGGGCCCCGCGGGATTTTCTGGCGGCGATGCGGGGCGTGAATCTCGCCACCTGCCGCGCGCGGTCCGACGCCGACGCGGCGCTGGCCACGGCGGTCGCCGACCCGGCTATCCGCGGATTTCTCATGCAGAACCTCGCCAACGGGCCCGGCGGTCTGTCGTGGGGCGTGAACCTCGACGCGCTGGAGCGGCACTTCGAGGCGATCCGCGGCTTTCCCGCGATTCCCCAGGGGACCGCGTATCCCGGTCCGACGCTGTTCGTCGCCGGGGGCCGGTCCGACTACCTCGAGCCCCGGCACGCGGCCGAGATCGGCCGGCTCTTTCCCGCGGCGACGATCGAGACGATTCCCCCGGCGGGTCACTGGGTGCATGCCGACGCGCCGGCGGAGTTCATCGCGGTCGTGGAGCGGTTCCTGGAGACGACCGCGCCGTATACTGCGTCTCCATGA
- a CDS encoding membrane protein, whose product MNIGYLHAAAAFILWGVLPVYWKQLASVPASQLVAHRVIWSILVLLPLVWLTGAAGRIRAALATPGVLVRQGVAAALVSANWLGFVWAVTHDRMIESSLGYFLNPLLSVLLGVFVLGERLRPAQWLAIAVAAAGVAWLAGQYRHFPWIALYLAVTFCLYGLAKKRTALDALSSLTVETLLLLIPAAVFLALEHTAGRGAFGSRGGWDEPLIALSGVITAVPLLCFASAARRIPLSAIGLMQYLGPSIQFLLGLFVYDEPFDAGKLTGFALVWTALAICAIDGLGRLSAATRRS is encoded by the coding sequence GTGAACATCGGTTACCTCCACGCCGCGGCGGCCTTCATCCTCTGGGGCGTGCTCCCGGTCTATTGGAAGCAGCTCGCCTCCGTGCCCGCCTCGCAGCTGGTGGCCCACCGGGTGATCTGGTCGATCCTCGTTCTCCTGCCGCTCGTCTGGCTGACCGGCGCGGCGGGGCGAATCCGGGCGGCGCTGGCGACGCCGGGCGTGCTTGTCCGGCAGGGCGTGGCCGCAGCGCTCGTCTCAGCCAACTGGCTGGGCTTCGTCTGGGCCGTGACCCACGACCGGATGATCGAAAGCAGCCTCGGCTATTTTCTCAATCCCCTCCTCAGCGTGCTCCTCGGGGTGTTCGTGCTCGGCGAGCGGCTCCGGCCCGCGCAGTGGCTCGCCATCGCCGTCGCCGCCGCGGGCGTGGCCTGGCTGGCGGGCCAGTACCGGCACTTCCCCTGGATCGCCCTGTATCTGGCCGTCACGTTCTGCCTGTACGGCCTCGCCAAGAAGCGGACCGCGCTCGACGCCCTCTCCTCGCTGACGGTCGAGACGCTGCTGCTGCTCATACCGGCCGCGGTGTTTCTCGCCCTGGAGCACACCGCGGGCCGCGGCGCGTTCGGGAGCCGCGGCGGCTGGGACGAGCCGCTGATCGCGCTGTCGGGGGTGATCACGGCCGTGCCGCTGCTCTGCTTTGCGTCGGCGGCCCGGCGGATCCCGCTCTCCGCCATCGGCCTGATGCAGTACCTCGGCCCATCGATCCAGTTTCTGCTCGGACTCTTCGTCTACGACGAGCCGTTCGACGCCGGCAAGCTCACCGGGTTCGCCCTGGTCTGGACGGCGCTTGCCATCTGTGCGATCGACGGACTCGGCCGGCTGTCGGCCGCGACCCGCCGCTCGTGA